The Caproicibacterium lactatifermentans genome contains a region encoding:
- a CDS encoding DUF6465 family protein translates to MDTKKKLTKQDLKDKLEPVSEAMAKASQTVSDMARETAGKAASAARDAAEKAEPTVKAVGQTIRDTGKKATEAGRRAASALVPEVYVQWGNREVQTADLIERAKTDYHMTNKGAIYSCRLYVKPEDGIVYYVINGKEGKIYL, encoded by the coding sequence ATGGACACAAAGAAGAAGCTAACCAAACAGGACTTGAAAGATAAGCTGGAACCGGTAAGCGAGGCCATGGCCAAGGCTTCCCAAACCGTAAGCGACATGGCGCGCGAAACCGCAGGAAAAGCCGCTTCTGCCGCCAGAGACGCCGCTGAGAAAGCCGAGCCGACCGTAAAGGCCGTTGGGCAGACAATCCGTGACACCGGAAAAAAGGCCACCGAGGCAGGCCGGAGGGCCGCTTCTGCACTGGTTCCGGAGGTTTATGTACAGTGGGGCAACCGCGAAGTACAGACCGCAGACCTGATAGAACGTGCCAAAACAGATTATCATATGACCAACAAGGGTGCCATTTATTCCTGCCGCCTGTACGTCAAACCAGAGGATGGCATTGTGTATTATGTCATTAACGGAAAAGAAGGAAAAATTTATCTCTGA
- a CDS encoding DUF1667 domain-containing protein — translation MKEIICTCCPKGCRLQVDEMQDYRVTGNGCPNGAVYGRQEATNPVRIVTSTVSIRGGLHPRCPVKTEQAVPKKQVPAVMKALEKVELQAPVSRGQVVLQDICGTGVNLITTRSM, via the coding sequence ATGAAAGAAATTATCTGTACCTGCTGTCCGAAAGGCTGCCGCCTTCAGGTAGATGAGATGCAGGACTATCGCGTGACAGGCAACGGCTGCCCGAACGGCGCTGTTTACGGTCGGCAGGAAGCAACCAATCCCGTACGCATTGTTACCAGCACTGTGAGTATTCGGGGCGGTCTGCACCCGCGCTGTCCAGTTAAAACTGAACAGGCCGTTCCCAAAAAGCAGGTGCCCGCAGTCATGAAAGCTTTGGAAAAGGTGGAACTGCAGGCGCCTGTTTCCCGTGGGCAGGTTGTTTTGCAGGACATCTGCGGGACCGGCGTCAATCTGATTACGACACGCAGTATGTAA